One part of the Prunus persica cultivar Lovell chromosome G5, Prunus_persica_NCBIv2, whole genome shotgun sequence genome encodes these proteins:
- the LOC109949357 gene encoding uncharacterized protein LOC109949357, which translates to MEGRNKSQAFASAELTSGEDVEDLQGKLSEIEKALAEAVGRRAQLDRLWTSVLEELRPLRDRVASAKIASAIVASARGAYRSFPAEGEARAVFLVVSFTGGKYSGALYEVKFNKKGEYVGGGVSNEPPPLEPPLLEPVANFPGGYIIRGARIFNRAKLYLLPEETIDEIFELENPKSLDGFMFDTSAGSLLPLKPPKGPRPFGALVSAYGKLYYLASPKCDSSLPEPFFEMYDPSIDRWDEVPCSYPFICEYWAEYWDDLDIVGYVVCYGFILFSMCDLNQSRAQVMAFDVSTNKWHQVKVDGIPFRGRGVVVGKTIYALSSIGIMAFTVKMDEGDEGCTACSLSKPLILPGLEIIDWPFKYGLTEYLVHLGNHDFCHVRTGEQKNCTDRQYICITMFQIVVGEGGSHIKTLNSTICAVDVKDSISFSLNFSFSPESDDFEPEDERMTAMKARSIKAEITSTKKAKQQENRIHGKCKENITEESTSS; encoded by the exons ATGGAGGGTAGGAATAAATCCCAAGCCTTCGCCTCCGCTGAGCTCACCTCGGGTGAAGATGTTGAGGACCTTCAGGGCAAGTTATCGGAGATCGAGAAAGCTCTAGCCGAGGCTGTTGGCCGGCGAGCCCAACTGGATCGTTTGTGGACATCAGTTTTGGAGGAGCTTCGCCCACTACGCGACAGAGTTGCTAGCGCCAAAATTGCTAGCGCGATTGTTGCTAGCGCCAGAGGAGCTTACCGAAG ctTTCCCGCGGAGGGTGAAGCTAGAGCTGTGTTTTTAGTGGTGTCTTTTACTGGCGGCAAATATAGTGGAGCATTATATGAagtaaaatttaataaaaaaggagAATATGTTGGTGGAGGAGTTAGTAATGAACCCCCACCTCTTGAACCCCCACTTCTTGAACCTGTAGCCAATTTCCCCGGTGGTTATATTATTCGGGGTGCGAGGATTTTCAACCGTGCCAAGTTATACCTACTTCCAGAGGAAACTATCGATGAAATTTTTGAACTTGAGAATCCCAAGTCACTGGATGGGTTTATGTTTGACACAAGTGCTGGGTCATTGCTACCTTTGAAGCCCCCTAAAGGTCCTAGGCCTTTTGGAGCTCTGGTTTCTGCGTATGGGAAACTCTATTATCTTGCATCTCCAAAATGCGACAGTTCACTTCCGGAGCCGTTCTTTGAGATGTATGATCCTTCTATTGATCGATGGGACGAAGTGCCTTGTTCTTATCCATTTATATGTGAGTATTGGGCTGAGTATTGGGACGATTTAGATATAGTTGGTTATGTTGTTTGCTAtggatttattttgttttcaatgtGTGACCTCAATCAATCCCGTGCCCAAGTCATGGCTTTTGATGTAAGTACAAATAAATGGCATCAAGTGAAAGTTGATGGCATTCCTTTTCGGGGGAGGGGTGTGGTTGTAGGTAAAACTATCTATGCCTTATCTAGTATAGGGATTATGGCATTCACTGTTAAGATGGATGAAGGTGATGAAGGTTGTACTGCCTGTTCACTAAGCAAACCTTTAATATTACCTGGACTGGAGATTATTGATTGGCCATTTAAATATGGTTTGACAGAATATTTGGTTCATTTGGGAAACCATGATTTTTGTCATGTTCGGACTGGCGAGCAGAAAAATTGTACTGATCGTCAGTATATTTGTATCACCATGTTTCAAATTGTTGTTGGAGAAGGAGGAAGCCATATCAAGACCTTAAATTCAACTATTTGTGCTGTGGATGTGAAGGACTCTATTTCTTTCTCACTCAATTTCAGCTTCTCACC TGAGAGCGATGATTTTGAACCGGAAGATGAAAGAATGACTGCTATGAAGGCGAGAAGTATAAAAGCAGAAATAACAAGCACGAAAAAAGCCAAGCAGCAGGAAAACCGAATTCATGGAAAATGTAAAGAGAATATTACTGAAGAAAGCACTTCCTCTTAA
- the LOC18777174 gene encoding alpha-N-acetylglucosaminidase, which yields MDTLLACHDGFLLGTWLESAKKLAQDEEQEKQFEWNARTQITMWFDNTKEEASLLRDYGNKYWSGLLQNYYGPRAAIYFKYLTQSLEEGSEFRLKDWRREWIKLTNDWQNSRKAFPVKSSGNALSTSRWLFDKYLGSSADNI from the exons ATGGACACACTCTTAGCCTGCCATGATGGATTTCTCCTAGGAACTTGGTTAGAAAGCGCAAAGAAACTCGCCCAAGATGAAGAACAGGAAAAGCAG TTTGAATGGAATGCTAGAACTCAGATAACTATGTGGTTTGACAACACAAAGGAGGAAGCAAGTCTGCTTCGCGACTATG gAAACAAGTATTGGAGTGGGCTTCTGCAAAATTATTATGGCCCTCGAGCAGCTATATATTTTAAGTATTTAACACAAAGCTTAGAGGAGGGCAGTGAGTTTCGGTTGAAGGATTGGAGGAGGGAGTGGATAAAGCTTACAAATGATTGGCAAAACAGCAGGAAGGCATTCCCTGTGAAAAGTAGTGGAAATGCTCTCAGCACATCCAGATGGCTTTTTGATAAGTATTTAGGATCAAGTGCTGACAACATATAA